One segment of uncultured Propionivibrio sp. DNA contains the following:
- a CDS encoding DUF484 family protein produces MKSEDVARYLLENPQFFEEHAELLSHVVIPHPHGGRTISITERQMLSLRDKNRQLEGKMGELLQFGEENDVISEKMHRLAVAIISASSFQAVVHSLNFHLRDDFAIPQFALRLWDRPANVAELPEFAEVSDELQSFAETLMQPYCGSTSGFETSSWFGEASKHVRSQALIALRNGGGTMGMIALGSEDAQRFYAGMGTLYLERLGEMASGALARVLRLV; encoded by the coding sequence ATGAAATCCGAGGACGTCGCTCGCTATCTGCTGGAAAATCCGCAGTTTTTCGAGGAGCATGCCGAACTGCTTTCGCATGTCGTCATTCCGCATCCGCACGGCGGGCGGACGATCTCGATCACCGAGCGCCAGATGCTGAGCCTGCGCGACAAGAATCGCCAGCTCGAGGGCAAGATGGGCGAGTTGCTGCAATTCGGCGAAGAGAACGACGTCATCAGCGAGAAGATGCATCGCCTGGCCGTGGCGATCATTTCGGCCTCGTCGTTCCAGGCGGTGGTCCACTCGCTCAATTTTCATCTGCGCGATGACTTTGCCATTCCGCAGTTTGCCCTGCGCCTATGGGATCGGCCGGCGAATGTCGCCGAATTGCCCGAGTTCGCGGAAGTCAGTGACGAATTGCAGAGTTTTGCCGAGACCTTGATGCAGCCGTACTGCGGTTCGACCTCAGGTTTTGAAACCTCGTCGTGGTTCGGCGAAGCGTCGAAGCATGTGCGTTCGCAAGCCCTGATAGCCTTGCGCAACGGCGGCGGCACAATGGGCATGATCGCGCTGGGGAGCGAGGACGCCCAGCGCTTTTACGCCGGCATGGGTACGCTCTATCTCGAGCGTCTCGGCGAAATGGCTTCGGGCGCGCTGGCTCGGGTGCTGCGTCTGGTCTGA
- the xerC gene encoding tyrosine recombinase XerC, translating to MADAAALIGVYLDSLAQQRRQSAHTVSAYRHDLDTLAGLVQEAGVRDGILGVMPHEVRRFVARLHAGGLGGRSLARTLSAWRGFYRWLGQQGQVSANPVEGIRAPKSPKALPKALSPEEAAKLLEMPGDDVLECRDQAMFELFYSSGLRLSELAQLDLGCLADLREGEVRVLGKRSKERHVPVGSKACEAIAVWMQCRNSVAKPGETALFVGARGERISPRVIQQRLKRKALLSGLPVAVHPHMLRHSFASHVLQSSGDLRAVQEMLGHASIASTQVYTHLDFQHLAKVYDAAHPRAKRKT from the coding sequence ATGGCGGATGCGGCGGCGCTGATTGGCGTCTATCTCGACTCGCTGGCGCAGCAGCGCCGCCAGTCGGCGCATACCGTCAGCGCCTATCGGCACGATCTCGACACGCTCGCCGGCCTGGTGCAGGAGGCGGGTGTGCGCGACGGCATTCTCGGCGTCATGCCGCACGAGGTGCGGCGCTTCGTCGCCAGACTTCATGCCGGCGGACTGGGCGGTCGTTCGCTGGCGCGTACCCTGTCGGCCTGGCGGGGGTTCTACCGCTGGCTCGGCCAGCAGGGGCAGGTGTCGGCCAATCCGGTCGAAGGCATCCGGGCGCCGAAAAGTCCCAAAGCGCTGCCCAAGGCGCTGTCGCCCGAAGAGGCGGCCAAGTTGCTGGAGATGCCGGGCGACGACGTCCTCGAGTGCCGCGATCAGGCAATGTTCGAGCTCTTCTATTCGTCCGGTTTGCGCTTGTCGGAACTTGCTCAGCTTGATCTCGGCTGTCTTGCCGATTTACGCGAGGGCGAGGTGCGCGTGCTTGGCAAACGCAGCAAGGAGCGTCATGTCCCGGTCGGCAGCAAGGCGTGCGAGGCGATTGCCGTCTGGATGCAATGCCGCAACTCGGTGGCGAAACCCGGGGAAACAGCCTTGTTCGTCGGCGCACGCGGCGAGCGCATCAGTCCGCGCGTGATCCAGCAGCGGCTCAAACGCAAGGCGCTGCTGAGCGGTTTGCCGGTGGCGGTCCATCCCCACATGCTGCGTCATTCCTTCGCGTCTCACGTCTTGCAGTCGTCCGGTGATCTGCGTGCCGTGCAGGAAATGCTCGGTCACGCAAGCATCGCTTCGACGCAGGTGTATACGCATCTCGATTTCCAGCATCTTGCGAAGGTCTACGATGCGGCGCATCCGCGCGCCAAGCGAAAGACATGA
- the hslV gene encoding ATP-dependent protease subunit HslV yields MEQYHGTTILSVRRGNCVAMGGDGQVTLGNIVIKASARKVRRIYQESILAGFAGGTADAFTLFERFEAKLDKHQGNLLRSAVELAKDWRSDRALRRLEAMLAVADREHSLVITGNGDVLEPEQGIVAIGSGGAFAQSAARALIENTELAPDEVVRKSLEIAGDLCIYTNHQFTIETLGA; encoded by the coding sequence ATGGAGCAATATCACGGTACGACCATTCTTTCCGTGCGCCGCGGCAATTGCGTGGCAATGGGCGGTGATGGGCAGGTGACGCTTGGCAATATCGTTATCAAGGCCAGCGCGCGCAAGGTCCGGCGGATTTATCAGGAGTCGATCCTGGCCGGCTTCGCCGGCGGTACGGCCGATGCGTTCACGCTCTTCGAGCGTTTCGAGGCGAAACTCGACAAGCATCAGGGCAACCTGCTGCGTTCGGCGGTCGAATTGGCCAAGGATTGGCGTAGCGACCGCGCCCTGCGTCGTCTCGAAGCGATGCTGGCGGTCGCCGATCGCGAGCATTCGTTGGTGATTACCGGCAACGGCGATGTGCTGGAGCCCGAGCAAGGCATCGTCGCGATCGGTTCGGGCGGCGCCTTTGCGCAGTCGGCGGCCCGTGCGCTGATCGAGAATACCGAACTGGCGCCGGACGAGGTGGTGCGCAAGTCGTTGGAGATCGCCGGC